The genomic DNA TTATCTAGTATAAATACAGCTGTTAAAAAAAGTGATTTAAAACCCGGTTGGATATCAATTACATGTTGTATCAAAATTGCGAAAAAAGGAGTTGTTTTTATGTCATCTGATAGAAGTTCAAGCAAGGGTTCAATAGCTTATCATGGTATGGATATTAGAATTCCATGGAATAAAATAATCAAAGCAGAACCAAGTGAATACTTTTGTTATCTTTTTTTAACTCAAGGAAAAAAAATTCCAATCAATTTTTATAGTTTACATTTGTTGGTAGGATCAAAAAAACTACGTGAATATGCTGGATATTTTATACCTAAAGCTATTTCTAATACAATAAATTCTAATGCATGTGGTGCAGAAGACCCTGAGGAAGAAGGGTGGTAATAATAAAAAATAAATAAATTAAATTATGTTATTAATCATTAGAATAAATTAAAGATAAATCTTTAACACATCTAATGATTTTATATATTTTTTCTTTAAAATATATGGATTTTCCATAAAATAAGCTGAATGAACTGAATCCTTACTTCTTCCCTGCAAAGAATCAATTTCATCTAAACTTAAATCATTACCAAAATTATATAACAAAGATGCATGTAATTTCCGTAACATATGAGTCCTTAATTTGCGATATTTACCAACTTTTGGAAGATTTAATTTTTCATTTATTTCCGCAAAATTTTGATTTAAATAGTTTAAATTAATTTTAAATAAGGGATCATTACCAATCAATTTCCTATTTTTCAATAAATAAGAAATTATCTCATTTGTAGCTTCAGGACTACAAAAAGTAAAATAAAATTTGTTGGTTTTCTGTCTCTTAATTTTGAATATTGGTACAACCTCATTTAATTTATTCAACTTAAATAATGCTAATTTTAGACTATTAGAATGATGATATTCATATGTAGCTTCAATAAAATCATTAATAGTTAAATTCAATGCTTCACGTCTAGCACATCCACTTGATAAAATAAATAAAATTAATGCTCTCATTACAGGATT from Methanobrevibacter woesei includes the following:
- a CDS encoding site-specific integrase → MNLNDEKLLNEFVQTRNLTKRTEHGYRDSLKKYTNFHSKSFYKLINEADYEEEIGVRWKNRILKQRLIKFRAYLYSNFMSSSAKTHFQRILTLYKHFEIEIHDLPKISTKSTTSYIITFEDLPSKKIIKDSLEIANPVMRALILFILSSGCARREALNLTINDFIEATYEYHHSNSLKLALFKLNKLNEVVPIFKIKRQKTNKFYFTFCSPEATNEIISYLLKNRKLIGNDPLFKINLNYLNQNFAEINEKLNLPKVGKYRKLRTHMLRKLHASLLYNFGNDLSLDEIDSLQGRSKDSVHSAYFMENPYILKKKYIKSLDVLKIYL